The following is a genomic window from Crocosphaera sp. UHCC 0190.
CCCAAAAAACAATGAAGTTCTTAACCAAATTAGCACCTTAGAAAGTCAGCTATTAACGACAGAAATCCAACTTCAAGCCCAGAAAGAACTAGTAAATTCCTTACAAGAACAATTAAATTTATCCCCAGAGGAAGCCTTTGCTGCCGCTACCTTAAGTCAAGATCCGAGTCGCATGGCTTTACTCTCCCAACTCCAAGAACTTGATAGTCAAATTGCCGTCGCTTCAGCTACGTTTACTGATGGCAGTCCCCAACTTCAAGATTTACAAGATAAGCGACAAAATGTCCTCACTTTACTCAATCAAAAAACTCAAGAAATTATTACTCTAAATTCTTTATCAGTTTCTCCAGGTTCGCCGGCCCTAAGTTTTCATGATCCCACTCGGTTACAATTAATCCAACAATTATTAGAGGCCAGTAATCAAGTTAAGCTCCTAGAAAGTCAACTTCAAACCATTAAACCCGCTAAGCAACAACGGGAACAACAAGTTAAACGCTACCCTAATCTCATTAACGAATACAGTGATCTTGAAAATCAGATTCAGTTGACTCAAGATATTCTCAATAAACTACTACTACAACGAGAAACCCTGGAAGTTGAATCGGCTCAAGAACTTCCTTGGCAATTGATTTCTAAGCCGCAAATTCCCCTTGACGAAAATGGAGACCCCATTGGATATCCTCCTGATAGCAAAAAGAAACTTTTCGCAGGGTTCATGGGTGGATTATTGTTGGGTATGGGATTAGCTATTGGCTGGGAAAAACGACAGAATATGTTTTACACAGCGGATGATGTTTCAGATCTTCTTTCTCTGCCTTTATTGGGTGAGATACCTAAAGATGATCGTACGGCTTTATCGCCAGAGTTTTCCTCATTGTCAGCCTCTTTACCAGATATTAACGCTAAGTCAATGGCAACCAAAGATCAAGCTCAAAAAAAATATCTTCATGATGAGGTATTAACTATCCCGAATGAGTCTCTTTTTCTTGAAGCCTTTGATCGTCTTTATACCCAATTATATTTGCTGCAATCTTCAACCATTCGTTCTTTGATGGTCTGTTCCGTTGAACCGCAAGATGGTCAATCAACAGTTGCTTTAAATTTAGCCATTAGTGCGGCAAACAATGGTCAACGGGTGTTATTAGTCGATACAAATTTTTCTAATCCTCAACTCCACAATTTATTAAATATTTCTAATTACAAGGGACTAATTCAGGTTATTAAAGATCGAGTATCACCCCAGGCAATTATTCAAGATGTCCCTGATATCGAGAATTTATCAATCTTGACAGCAGGGGAGTCAATGGGACAAACAACCAAACGACTTTGGTCGCCACAACTTGATAATCTCATGGAAGAATTGGCTAAAACCTATGATTTAGTCATCTACGATACCCCTCCTTTCCTAGACAGTTCCGATTTAAAATTTATGGCTAAAAAAGCTGAGGGAATGTTAATGGTTGTTGCCCTTAAGAAAACGTCTCAATCTCTTGCTAAAAAAGCTGTCAAAGAAATACAATCTCTCAACCTACCTTTAATGGGAGTCGTTGTTAACCATTTAATCTAACCAGGGAGTTGTTAAAATAGCAGCACTTTGATGATTAATTGACTACCCATAATAATCAAGAGTAGCAGAACTAATTTACGAAACAGTAAAAAATCAATAAATTTAGAGGTCAAAAAACCTGCTAATAAACCTATTAATATTGTGGGAATATTAGTGATGAAAAGTTGCCAAACTTCGGGCTTAACATTATGCTGAATTAAATGATTAATCAAAACCACAATCACATTAGATAACAAGAAAACATTGAGATTACTTTTAAA
Proteins encoded in this region:
- a CDS encoding GumC family protein, yielding MSVSLPNLPEEQLEDVSPSGTKGFNFRPYLRICLRKVWLIAGLASLTTLAAWLYSTKDPYTYTGNFFLLVEPISASAKLTNPSTLTRTQGVPREDMFELDYPTNLVFLKSPGMTFKIAQEVYEKEKTRPVPAIWKDLRENLKVERAALEGRGGETKIFQVYYTGENPKEVQTILSTAAETFVKYSAEDRETNIKAGVKFIDGRLPDLQKRLRDLKTKQKQLRQTYELIDPTPKNNEVLNQISTLESQLLTTEIQLQAQKELVNSLQEQLNLSPEEAFAAATLSQDPSRMALLSQLQELDSQIAVASATFTDGSPQLQDLQDKRQNVLTLLNQKTQEIITLNSLSVSPGSPALSFHDPTRLQLIQQLLEASNQVKLLESQLQTIKPAKQQREQQVKRYPNLINEYSDLENQIQLTQDILNKLLLQRETLEVESAQELPWQLISKPQIPLDENGDPIGYPPDSKKKLFAGFMGGLLLGMGLAIGWEKRQNMFYTADDVSDLLSLPLLGEIPKDDRTALSPEFSSLSASLPDINAKSMATKDQAQKKYLHDEVLTIPNESLFLEAFDRLYTQLYLLQSSTIRSLMVCSVEPQDGQSTVALNLAISAANNGQRVLLVDTNFSNPQLHNLLNISNYKGLIQVIKDRVSPQAIIQDVPDIENLSILTAGESMGQTTKRLWSPQLDNLMEELAKTYDLVIYDTPPFLDSSDLKFMAKKAEGMLMVVALKKTSQSLAKKAVKEIQSLNLPLMGVVVNHLI